Below is a genomic region from Anoxybacillus flavithermus.
TTATCGGCGTTTATCAACGTTCAGGGTTGCAGGCGCTCGTTCGTAAGCTCGGGTTGTTGCGCCTATTGCCCAATCATTTAGCGATGATGGAAAACGTGTTGCCAAACGTGCCGACGTGGAAACAAATGAATGAACGCCCGACGCATGTAGAAGCGCTCCCCATGCGCAAGCGGCGTGTCGCTTTTTTTCGTGGTTGTTTAATGGATACGATGTTTATGGACATAAACGATGCGACGATGAAACTGTTACGGCTTGTTGGCTGTGACATCGTCATCCCTGAGGCGCAAACGTGTTGCGGGGCGCTTCATGGGCATAGCGGTGAAAAAGCGGACGCAAAAACGTTAGCGAAACGCAACATCGAAGCGTTTGAAACACTCGATGTCGATTACATCATTACAAACGCTGGCGGGTGCGGCGCCTTTTTAATCGAATACGACCATTTGTTAAAAGACGATCCTGTTTGGGCGGATCGTGCGAAAGCGTTTGTCGCAAAAATAAAAGATGTGTCCGTCATTTTAGTGGAACTCGGCTTTCATAAGCAAGGATGGCGCTTGCCAAACCAAACGGTGACGTATCAAGATTCATGCCATTTGCGCAACGTCATGAAAACCGCAAAAGAACCACGCCTGTTGCTTCAGTCGATTGCAGGCGTCGAGTTTCGTGAAATGAAAGATGCCGATCGGTGTTGTGGGTCTGCAGGCATTTATAACATCATCGAACCCGACATGTCGATGCAAGTGCTCGACTACAAAATGGAACAAGTAAAACAAACGAAAGCGACGACGATTGTGACCGCCAATCCCGGCTGTTTACTACAAATGAAGCTCGGCATTGAACGGGAAGGACTCACAAACGTACGCGCCGTTCATCTCGTTGAATTGCTTGTAGAAGCTGTAGAAGCAACAAACGAAAACGACCAACTACTTAAACAAATCGGATAGGGTATGGACATTCATGCCCTTTTCTTTTTTAATCGTTCTTCTAACTCGCGCCGCTTTTGTTCGAGTTCCGCTTCGTTATACGTTCTCCGCTCATATTGCGTATAGTCGATATGTAGCCATTCCGGAATCCATTCCGTTCGCACCGCTCGTTTTTCTTTTTTTATGCGACCATGCTTCTTCCAATTGCGCAAAATCCCCTCGGCATATTTCCACGTTTTCACTCCGTTTTTTAACGCGATC
It encodes:
- a CDS encoding glycolate oxidase — protein: MKNEQLAKPFQARMNEDELLNCMRCGFCLPTCPTYIESGFQESHSPRGRIALMKAVVDGLIELDEDVERSLQLCLGCRACEPVCPSGVRYGHLLEEARDIIAQHKTYSPIVRFIRHLVFKQLFPHPKRMRMLTALIGVYQRSGLQALVRKLGLLRLLPNHLAMMENVLPNVPTWKQMNERPTHVEALPMRKRRVAFFRGCLMDTMFMDINDATMKLLRLVGCDIVIPEAQTCCGALHGHSGEKADAKTLAKRNIEAFETLDVDYIITNAGGCGAFLIEYDHLLKDDPVWADRAKAFVAKIKDVSVILVELGFHKQGWRLPNQTVTYQDSCHLRNVMKTAKEPRLLLQSIAGVEFREMKDADRCCGSAGIYNIIEPDMSMQVLDYKMEQVKQTKATTIVTANPGCLLQMKLGIEREGLTNVRAVHLVELLVEAVEATNENDQLLKQIG